The genome window TAAATAAATACTCTCAGCGACCGGGTCAACGCGGCGGGCGAATGATCACACTTTCTCGTGTGAACACCCGGTCTGGATGGTTTATATCCTTTAATACAAAGGTGATGGGTGTATGCTCATGCGGCAGTTGCGCCGGCCTGGCACGGACATCGACATTGAAGGGCACCAGTTTATCCGCCTTCAGGGTCATGAGCTCATCGATACCGGAGACCTCGAGCCCTTCGACCCCTGCGGTGCTTATGCGCACCTGCATGGCCTGTTCGGTCTTGTTGAGTATCTTGAAGGTATAACGGTTTTGCACCGAACCATCGGACATGACCGTGTAGAGCGGTTGACGCTGATGCAGGATGTGCCAATCGATGGGCGCAATATTGGTCAAGCCATAGAGGATGCCGCCAAAGGCGAACAGCATAATGGCGGCATAGACCAGCACGCGCGGCCGCTTCAAGGGCGATTTGACCACCTCGCCGGCCATCTCGCGCAGCGAGGCATAACGGATCAGGCCCTTGTTGCGGCCCACCTTGTCCATGATGCTGTCGCAGGCATCGATACACAGGCCACAGGTGATGCAGCCCTCCTGCTGACCGTTGCGGATATCCACCCCGGTGGGGCAGACGGCGACACACATGCGGCAATCGATACAATCCCCCAACTCTTTGTTGTCGGCCTTGAGCTTGCCGCGCGGTTCGCCGCGCTCGACATCGTAGGTGGGCAGGAGGGTGTCCTTGTCGTACATCACGCCTTGGATGCGGGCATAGGGGCAGAGCCAAAAGCACACTTGTTCGCGCAGATAGCCGGCCAGAAAATAGGTGCCCAGGGTGAACATCAACAATACGATGTAGGCGATGATATGGGCGTTCAGGGTGAAGACATCGCGCCATAACTGGAATGCATCGGTGAAGTAGGCCGCGAAGGTCATGCCGGTGAGGACGGCGATCGCCAGCCAGAGACTGTGTTTGAGCAACTTCTTGCGCGCCTTGACAAGGCTCAGCGGCGCCTTTTCAAGCTTGCGCCGCTGTGCCGGGGGTCCTTCGATCTTTTCTTCAATCAGGGTAAAGACATCGGTCCAGATGGTCTGGAAGCAGAAATAGCCGCAGAATACCCGTCCCGCGATGGCTGTGACGCCAAACAGGATCATGGCCATCAGGATCAGCACCAGGGAGAGCATCCAGACGTCCTGAGGATGCACGGTGATGGCGAACAGGTGGAACTGACGATCGGGGATGTCGAACAGGATGGCCTGTTGACCGCCCCAACGCAGATAGGGGCCGATGAAGAAGATCAACCAAAGACTGGCGCTGAACCATTTGAGTTTGCGGAACCGACCGGGCATACGTTTGGCGTGTATGGTTTCGTCGCCGAGATTGACATGCCAATGTACGGTCTCGTCATAGATCTCTTGCACATTGTCTGCACTGATTTGAGGTTTTTGCGCGTCCATAGCCATTGCTGCGTCGTGGTTGAGGTTGGAAGACAAAAAACAAAGCCTGGTGGGTTACTTCCTTGGACACCCGAGGTCGGGGCTTTGCTGCACCGAGCGGGCGGGAAGTTCACGGCTTTAAAAATATATTAGTCATTGATAATATTCTATACGATGTGCGCGTCATGGGGCAGGTAAAATTTCGGGGGCGCAAGGCCCCCGTGTCGGCGAAAATGCCCCCTAATCTTTGTCGTCCGGTTTTTGATTCATCAAATTGCGCAGCCGAATGGCAAGAAAGACAAAGACGATGACGGCGCCAAGTACTGATAGGATGGAACCGATCACTACGCTATCCATAATGGCCTCCTAAATTGTTTGTCTGGGTGGCGAAAGAGAAAGCCCGCAAGGGCGGGCTCCCAAGTTTGATGACCGTTACTGTTGACCGCCACCGAAGGACCAGACGCGCACCGTAAGCAGTTTAATATCGTTGTCTGACAAGCGTTCATCGAAGGCGGGCATGACGGCACTGCGGCTGCCTTCCACATCTTCCTGATTGACACCCTTGCTGATGGTGCGAATCACCTCGTCACGGGAATCGCCGAAACGCCAGACACTGTCGGTCAGATTGGCCGAACCGAAATCGGGCACGCCTTTGGCATCTTCGCCGTGGCACAGACCGCAACCGCTTTCTTCATACAAAGACCAGCCGGCTTGGGTGGCCTGTCCCTGGGGCAGGGCGATGACAAAGTCGGCCAACTGCTCGATCTCGGCCTGACCGAGGTCCGCCTGGAAGGCCGGCATCATACCTTCGCGGCCGTTGGTGATGGTCTCTTTGATGGCGTCCACCGAACCGCCGTAGAGCCAGTTGTCGTCGCGCAGATTGGGGAAACGCCCTTCCACACCCTGACCGCCGGCACCGTGACAGGCGGAGCAATAGTCACCGAACAAGGCATTGGTATAGGAGTTGGCGAAGTTGAGCATCTCCTGGTCGGCCAGGATCTGCTCGGCGCTCATAGTTTCCAGCTGATCCATATAGGGCTCGCGGATCTCCTGGTACTTGGCCACCGCCTGTTTGTATTCCTTGATGGAGCTCCAGTTCAACAGCCCCTCATTCGGCCCATTGATCAACGGTATAGAGGGGTAAAGGATGAAATAGACGACACACCAGAGCAGACTCAGGTAAAAACAGATGGTCCACCACTTGGGCGGCGCGTTGGTCAGTTCACGAATGCCGTCCCACTCGTGCCCCGTGTCAGGCGCTTGGCCTGGATTATTATGATTGCTCATGGCTTACTTCTCCCAATGCTCAGAATCTTCTCTCAGGACAAAGTCACGATGCTGCTCCAGCTTAGTCTTGCTGCTCGGTTTGAATACCAGGTAGTAAAGTCCGATCATGCAGAAAAAGATCGCAACCGTGACGAACAGCCCCCACCAGTCGGTAGCGGTCATCGCCGCCCAGTCTGTGTGCAAGTAATCGCTAATCATTGTCGGTAATCCTTGCCTTCCTGAAAGTCCACCATCGTGCCCAAGACCTGGAGATAGGCGACCATGGCGTCCATCTCGGTCTTGCCCTTGACCGCCTGCTCTGCACCGGCAAAGTCCGCGTCTGTATAGGGCACCCCTACCGCCGCCATGGCGCGCAGCTTGGTTTCGGTCATGGAGGCGTCGATCTTGTTCTCGGCCAACCACGGATAACGCGGCATGACGGACTCGGGCACCAGCGAACGCGGATCCATCAGGTGCTGACGCTGCCACTCGTCGGAGTACTTACCGCCGACGCGGGCCAGGTCGGGACCGGTGCGCTTGGAACCCCACTGGAAGGGATGGTCATACTTCGATTCCACCGCCAGGGAGTAGTGGCCGTAACGCTCCTTTTCGTCGCGGAAGGGGCGAATCATCTGTGAGTGGCACAGGTAACAGCCTTCACGGATGTAGATATCGCGGCCTTCCAGCTCCAGGGCCGTGTAGGGACGGATGTTGTCCTCCTCTTCCGTCAAATCTTCCATGGTGTTTGGCAGATAATAGAGCGGGACGATCTCCACTACCCCGGCGACCAGTAGCGTGATGGCCAGTACGCCGGACAACAGCCAAACATTCTTTTCATTTTTCTCTTGAAATGATGACATCGTTTTCTCCTCCCTCAAGCTTTGGAGGTGGCCGTGGCGCCGGCACCTGCAGGTTGACGTAGTGTCATGACGATGTTGTAGAGCATCACGCAGGCACCGAGGAAGAAGATCAATCCGCCCACGGCACGCAGTACATAGTAGGGATGCATGGCGGCGACCGATTCCACGAAGGTATACATCAGGTTGCCGTAATCGTCGGTGGCGCGCCACATCAGGCCCTGCATGATGCCCGAGACCCACATGGCGCAGATGTAGATCACGGCACCGATGGTGGACATCCAGAAGTGCAGGCTGACCAGGGAAGTGGAATACAATTCACGGCCCCACAGACGCGTAACCATATGATAGATGGCGCCGATGGAGACCATGGCGACCCAACCCAGGGCACCGGAGTGTACGTGGCCAATGGTCCAGTCCGTGTAGTGAGACAGGGCGTTGACCGTCTTCAAGGACATGACCGGCCCCTCGAAGGTGGACATGGCGTAGAAGGCCAAAGACACGATCAGGAAACGCAGGACATAGTCTTCACGCAGTTTGTGCCAGGCCCCGGACAGGGTCATCATGCCGTTGATGGCGCCCCCCCATGAAGGAATGATCATGGCGATGGAGACCGCGGCACCCAGCGAGCCGGTCCAGTCGGGCAGGGCGGTGTAATGCAGATGGTGTGCACCCAGCCAGGCATAACCGAACATCAGCGCCCAGAAGTGCAGTACCGACAGCCGATAGGAGAAGATGGGCAGTTCGGCCTGTTTGGGCACGAAGTAATACATGATGCCGAGAAAGCCGGCGGTCAGAAAGTAACCGACGGCATTGTGCCCCCACCACCACTGCACCATGGCATCCTGCACGCCCGAATACATGGAGTAGGACTTCATCAAGCTCACCGGAATGGCCATGGAGTTGCCAACATGCAGATAGGTGATCATGATCATCATGCCGAGAAAAAACCAGTTAGCCACATAAATATGTGAATTCTTGCGTGTGGCCAGGGTCATGATGAAGTTGAACATGAAGGCCACCCACACCACGGCGATCAGGATATCGATGGGCCACTCCAGCTCGGCGTACTCCTTGCCCTGGGTCAGCCCCAGGGGCAACGTGATCACTGCCAGGACGATAATCAGATTCCAGCCCCAGAAGGTGAACCAGGCCATCTTGTCGCTCCATACCCGCACACCGCAGGTGCGTTGCACCACGTAATAGGCCGTGGCCATGAGGACGCTGCCGCCGAAGGCGAAGATGACGGCATTGGTGTGCAGCGGTCTGAGTCGACCGAAGGTGAGATAGGGATTGTCGAAATTGAGGTCGGGGAATGCCAGTTGGGATGCGATAAATGTTCCCACCAGTGTGCCGACGACCAGATAGATGACCGACATGATGGTGAACCATTTCACCACCTCGAAATTATATGTCGGCTGGTCGAGTGTAGTAGTGGACATAGTACCTCCATACGTAACTATTGTTATCTGTTACACCGCCCGTCGTCGGGTTATAACTGGATCACAGCCGCGTTTGTGATAGTTGTCGCTGTGTCTCGACGATCAGGGGTATGTCCGAAACCGTTGCGCGCGCCCTTTGCCTTGAATTTGTTCTGTATTTCATTTTTTCTATCGCCTGCGCATGCCGGCCATGCTTGGCCGGCATGCGGGTCACAGACGGGGTGTTCATTGCGACCCTTAATCCAAAGTGTCAGGCAGCAATCCTTATTTGGATTGCGCAACCATGTAGTCAACGGCGGCCTTGACCTCTTCATCGGTCAAAGACTTCTTGCCGCCTTTGGGCTTCATCTTGCCGATGCCGTTAATGGCGTTGTGATACAGAGTCTCTTCGCCCTTGGCGATACGGTCAGCCCAAGCAGCGCTATCACCGGTTTTTGGCGCACCCATCATGCCGGACCCGTGACACATCTTGCAGGTTTTGTTGTACACAGCTTCACCATCGGCGGCATTGGCCGGGAGTGCGATCAACAGCGCGGCGGCGGGGGCGGCAAGTTTCATGAGTCGCTTGAAGTTCATATCGATATCTCCTCTTGTTGTTCCAAGGTTGCTGGTAAAAGTGAGACAGGGGTGAGGTGTTCTTGCCTGATTGGCGGCCACGCGCCTGACTCAGCTTCATTAAAGTCGAACATTCTTAACTGTCAATGTCCTTACAAACGGTTGGATTATAAGACCACTCAAACGTTACGTGTATAGAGCATACACGTTTGTTAAAAAAAATCATACATGTTTTATGTGGGCAAATAGCAATTTGTTTTGTATGGACTCTTCGGGGCGCGGCGGCACAGGGTGAGCTGCGCCGACGCGCTGCGGCCGAGTGTGGGGAGGCAAGAAAAAAACCAGCTTAAAATCAATCGGCCAGACATTGGTTTCGGCGGCTGAGGAGCCCGAAAAACGCTGGCCTGAATGTTGCACCATCTTCGGCTGAGGGA of Candidatus Tenderia electrophaga contains these proteins:
- a CDS encoding 4Fe-4S ferredoxin — translated: MDAQKPQISADNVQEIYDETVHWHVNLGDETIHAKRMPGRFRKLKWFSASLWLIFFIGPYLRWGGQQAILFDIPDRQFHLFAITVHPQDVWMLSLVLILMAMILFGVTAIAGRVFCGYFCFQTIWTDVFTLIEEKIEGPPAQRRKLEKAPLSLVKARKKLLKHSLWLAIAVLTGMTFAAYFTDAFQLWRDVFTLNAHIIAYIVLLMFTLGTYFLAGYLREQVCFWLCPYARIQGVMYDKDTLLPTYDVERGEPRGKLKADNKELGDCIDCRMCVAVCPTGVDIRNGQQEGCITCGLCIDACDSIMDKVGRNKGLIRYASLREMAGEVVKSPLKRPRVLVYAAIMLFAFGGILYGLTNIAPIDWHILHQRQPLYTVMSDGSVQNRYTFKILNKTEQAMQVRISTAGVEGLEVSGIDELMTLKADKLVPFNVDVRARPAQLPHEHTPITFVLKDINHPDRVFTRESVIIRPPR
- a CDS encoding cytochrome oxidase subunit II, with protein sequence MSSFQEKNEKNVWLLSGVLAITLLVAGVVEIVPLYYLPNTMEDLTEEEDNIRPYTALELEGRDIYIREGCYLCHSQMIRPFRDEKERYGHYSLAVESKYDHPFQWGSKRTGPDLARVGGKYSDEWQRQHLMDPRSLVPESVMPRYPWLAENKIDASMTETKLRAMAAVGVPYTDADFAGAEQAVKGKTEMDAMVAYLQVLGTMVDFQEGKDYRQ
- a CDS encoding cytochrome oxidase encodes the protein MSTTTLDQPTYNFEVVKWFTIMSVIYLVVGTLVGTFIASQLAFPDLNFDNPYLTFGRLRPLHTNAVIFAFGGSVLMATAYYVVQRTCGVRVWSDKMAWFTFWGWNLIIVLAVITLPLGLTQGKEYAELEWPIDILIAVVWVAFMFNFIMTLATRKNSHIYVANWFFLGMMIMITYLHVGNSMAIPVSLMKSYSMYSGVQDAMVQWWWGHNAVGYFLTAGFLGIMYYFVPKQAELPIFSYRLSVLHFWALMFGYAWLGAHHLHYTALPDWTGSLGAAVSIAMIIPSWGGAINGMMTLSGAWHKLREDYVLRFLIVSLAFYAMSTFEGPVMSLKTVNALSHYTDWTIGHVHSGALGWVAMVSIGAIYHMVTRLWGRELYSTSLVSLHFWMSTIGAVIYICAMWVSGIMQGLMWRATDDYGNLMYTFVESVAAMHPYYVLRAVGGLIFFLGACVMLYNIVMTLRQPAGAGATATSKA
- a CDS encoding cytochrome C oxidase subunit III, whose amino-acid sequence is MSNHNNPGQAPDTGHEWDGIRELTNAPPKWWTICFYLSLLWCVVYFILYPSIPLINGPNEGLLNWSSIKEYKQAVAKYQEIREPYMDQLETMSAEQILADQEMLNFANSYTNALFGDYCSACHGAGGQGVEGRFPNLRDDNWLYGGSVDAIKETITNGREGMMPAFQADLGQAEIEQLADFVIALPQGQATQAGWSLYEESGCGLCHGEDAKGVPDFGSANLTDSVWRFGDSRDEVIRTISKGVNQEDVEGSRSAVMPAFDERLSDNDIKLLTVRVWSFGGGQQ